Proteins encoded together in one Thermococcus barophilus MP window:
- a CDS encoding thiolase domain-containing protein: protein MKKAVIIGVGMTPVGEHWKTSLRDLAVEALLNAMDDANLDKVDSLYVGNMISGPFVEQENLGALIADWAGLGHIPAVKIEAACASGGAAVQEGAKAVMSGLEDVVAVVGVEKMTDAWPSDATRYLAYASDAEWELFHGASFVALNALVMRYYMHTYGYTEEDLALFAVNAHINGAKNPYAMFKKPIKVETVLRSPYIADPLKLFDASPVCDGAAAVIITTPEKAKELGIPKEKWVEIAGMGRAIDTINLANRKDLLRLKAAEVAAERAYKMAGIEAKDVDLFEVHDAFTIMAALSLEAVGAAERGKGAELAKEGQIAIDGDYPIQTMGGLKSRGHPVGATGVYQTVEAALQLRGEAPNQVPDAEIALTQNIGGTGSNITVTILRRV from the coding sequence ATGAAAAAGGCTGTAATAATTGGAGTTGGCATGACCCCTGTTGGGGAGCACTGGAAAACTTCACTTAGAGACTTAGCTGTCGAAGCTTTGCTGAATGCAATGGATGATGCTAACCTTGACAAAGTTGATTCTCTCTATGTGGGAAACATGATTTCGGGACCATTCGTTGAACAGGAGAATCTCGGAGCACTTATAGCTGACTGGGCTGGTTTGGGACACATCCCCGCTGTAAAAATTGAAGCCGCTTGTGCTTCTGGAGGAGCAGCAGTTCAAGAAGGTGCTAAAGCAGTCATGAGCGGTCTTGAAGACGTTGTTGCCGTCGTTGGAGTGGAAAAGATGACGGATGCATGGCCAAGTGACGCCACGAGATACTTAGCTTATGCCTCTGATGCTGAATGGGAGCTCTTCCACGGAGCGAGCTTTGTAGCTTTGAATGCACTTGTCATGCGCTACTACATGCACACATACGGCTATACGGAGGAGGATTTGGCTTTATTCGCTGTTAACGCTCACATAAACGGTGCAAAGAACCCATATGCAATGTTTAAAAAGCCAATAAAAGTTGAAACTGTGCTTAGGAGCCCATACATAGCTGATCCGCTTAAGCTGTTTGATGCCTCTCCAGTCTGTGATGGTGCCGCCGCTGTGATAATCACAACTCCTGAAAAAGCAAAGGAGCTTGGAATTCCAAAAGAAAAGTGGGTTGAGATAGCCGGAATGGGGAGGGCAATTGATACAATTAACTTAGCAAACAGGAAGGACTTGCTCAGACTTAAAGCAGCAGAAGTTGCAGCTGAGAGAGCTTACAAGATGGCAGGAATTGAAGCTAAAGATGTGGATCTCTTTGAGGTTCACGATGCATTTACTATCATGGCCGCTTTGAGCTTGGAAGCCGTGGGTGCTGCTGAACGTGGCAAAGGTGCGGAGCTGGCTAAGGAAGGGCAGATCGCAATTGATGGCGACTACCCAATCCAGACGATGGGTGGGCTCAAGTCAAGGGGACATCCAGTTGGTGCAACGGGAGTTTATCAAACCGTTGAAGCAGCTTTACAGCTCAGGGGAGAAGCACCAAATCAAGTACCTGATGCAGAGATTGCACTAACGCAGAACATTGGAGGAACAGGTTCAAACATAACCGTAACAATCCTTAGGAGGGTTTGA
- a CDS encoding Zn-ribbon domain-containing OB-fold protein, producing the protein MGKPMQVSRFWRHFKEKYRLVGSKCKKCGKIHFPPRQVCDECGSREMEEIQLSGRGKVISWTIVRNPPSGFEYYKPYPLALIELEEGPIILAQLTDVDPEEITFGMEVEMVTRKIREFNEDGIILYGYKFRPPIK; encoded by the coding sequence ATGGGGAAGCCAATGCAGGTTTCAAGATTTTGGAGGCACTTTAAAGAGAAATACCGCTTAGTTGGGAGCAAGTGCAAAAAGTGCGGAAAGATCCACTTTCCTCCAAGGCAGGTTTGTGATGAATGTGGAAGCAGAGAGATGGAAGAGATACAGCTCAGCGGAAGAGGAAAGGTTATCAGCTGGACTATTGTGAGAAACCCACCAAGCGGCTTTGAATATTACAAACCCTATCCTCTGGCATTGATTGAGCTTGAAGAAGGGCCCATCATCTTAGCCCAGCTTACAGATGTTGACCCAGAGGAAATTACCTTCGGCATGGAAGTTGAGATGGTCACAAGGAAGATAAGAGAGTTCAACGAAGACGGAATAATACTCTACGGATACAAGTTCAGACCTCCTATTAAGTGA
- a CDS encoding hydroxymethylglutaryl-CoA synthase, with the protein MKRLLKPAKEVGIVGYGAYVPMFRIKNAEIGRVWGVNGFPIEEKAVNNLDEDALTIGIEAARNALKRAKIDPKLIRAIWFGSESKPYAVKPSATVIAEAIGATPDLDAADFEFACKAGTEALQAAIGFVGSGMAEYAMAIGADTAQGRPGDHLEFTAAAGGAAYIVGEKSSETLAYFEGSYSYVTDTPDFWRRQHEHYPRHGNRFTGEPAYFHHVISAAKGLMEELGLTVNDFDYAVFHQPNVKFPLTAAKILGIPIEKVKPGLLSGIIGNTYSGATLVGVSAVLDIAKPGERILWVSFGSGAGSDAFSLVVQDAIEEKRDLAPKTWDYINRKKYIDYALYVKHRGKLIM; encoded by the coding sequence ATGAAGAGACTGCTGAAACCAGCCAAAGAAGTTGGTATTGTTGGATACGGTGCCTATGTACCTATGTTCAGAATTAAAAATGCCGAAATAGGCAGAGTATGGGGAGTTAATGGATTCCCAATTGAGGAAAAAGCTGTTAACAACCTCGATGAGGACGCATTAACAATAGGGATTGAGGCAGCAAGAAATGCTCTGAAGAGAGCTAAAATTGATCCCAAGCTTATTAGAGCAATATGGTTTGGTTCTGAATCAAAACCCTACGCAGTTAAACCTTCTGCAACTGTTATAGCTGAAGCAATTGGGGCAACTCCAGATTTAGACGCTGCAGATTTTGAATTTGCTTGTAAAGCTGGAACAGAAGCATTGCAAGCAGCAATAGGCTTTGTCGGCTCTGGAATGGCAGAGTATGCAATGGCCATTGGAGCAGACACTGCTCAGGGGAGACCCGGTGACCATCTTGAATTCACGGCTGCTGCTGGAGGAGCGGCTTACATTGTCGGAGAAAAGAGCTCAGAAACTTTGGCATATTTTGAAGGGAGCTACTCCTACGTTACAGATACCCCGGACTTCTGGAGGAGACAGCATGAGCACTATCCAAGACATGGAAACAGATTTACCGGTGAGCCAGCTTACTTCCACCATGTTATCAGTGCCGCCAAAGGATTAATGGAAGAGCTGGGTTTGACAGTCAATGATTTCGACTATGCCGTTTTCCACCAGCCAAATGTAAAGTTTCCACTCACAGCTGCAAAGATTTTGGGCATTCCAATTGAGAAGGTCAAACCCGGTCTTCTCAGCGGAATAATCGGTAACACGTACAGCGGTGCGACTTTAGTTGGAGTTTCCGCTGTTCTGGACATAGCGAAGCCGGGCGAGAGAATCCTCTGGGTCAGCTTTGGCTCGGGAGCGGGAAGCGACGCTTTCAGCTTAGTCGTGCAAGATGCAATTGAGGAAAAGAGAGACCTTGCTCCCAAAACCTGGGACTACATAAACAGGAAGAAGTACATTGACTATGCACTGTACGTAAAGCACAGAGGAAAGTTGATAATGTGA
- a CDS encoding histone deacetylase family protein — MLRILYSSIFKEHKPLDYHPENPNRLDFAIEGLKAKNLWQNVVKPNPANIEEILEVHFENYVERIRKASQMGFHYIDPDTYVCEKTWNAAIYAFGAAREAALMALEEKGIYLALVRPPGHHAGKSGRAFYASTLGFCIFNNIAGAAKLLESLEGNALIIDFDVHHGNGTQEIFWNDANVVHIDLHERDIYPWSGYEWEVGGKDAEGTKINIPMTSYSGDDDYMYAWKEIVMPIVDVIKPKVILISAGFDAFKGDGLATIQLTEEFYRFAGASLSGYSLSVVLEGGYGIGLEKGLPAFVEGYIKGETGKEIIMPSYETLKVVGKVKEILREWWEI, encoded by the coding sequence ATGCTTAGGATTCTCTACTCCTCCATTTTTAAAGAGCACAAACCCCTTGATTATCATCCAGAAAATCCCAACCGCTTGGACTTTGCAATTGAAGGGTTAAAAGCCAAAAATCTGTGGCAAAATGTTGTTAAACCAAATCCAGCAAACATTGAAGAAATTTTAGAGGTCCATTTTGAGAATTACGTTGAAAGGATAAGAAAAGCTTCACAAATGGGGTTTCACTACATAGATCCAGATACTTACGTATGCGAGAAAACATGGAATGCAGCAATTTACGCATTTGGAGCGGCAAGAGAAGCTGCCCTAATGGCTTTGGAGGAAAAAGGAATTTATTTAGCTTTGGTGAGACCACCCGGACATCATGCCGGAAAAAGCGGCAGAGCGTTCTATGCTTCTACTTTAGGTTTCTGCATCTTCAACAACATTGCTGGAGCAGCTAAGCTCCTTGAAAGTCTTGAAGGAAATGCATTGATTATAGACTTTGACGTCCATCACGGAAACGGAACTCAGGAAATCTTCTGGAATGATGCAAATGTTGTCCATATAGATTTGCATGAAAGGGATATTTACCCGTGGAGCGGCTATGAATGGGAAGTTGGTGGAAAAGATGCTGAAGGGACAAAGATAAACATTCCAATGACCTCTTATTCGGGCGACGATGATTACATGTACGCTTGGAAGGAAATAGTCATGCCAATTGTAGATGTAATTAAACCAAAGGTTATTTTGATTTCGGCAGGGTTTGATGCGTTCAAAGGTGATGGCTTAGCAACGATCCAGCTAACAGAGGAGTTTTATAGATTTGCCGGGGCAAGCCTTTCTGGTTACAGCCTCAGTGTGGTTCTTGAGGGAGGTTATGGTATAGGGCTCGAAAAAGGGCTGCCCGCTTTTGTTGAAGGCTACATCAAAGGCGAAACTGGAAAAGAGATTATAATGCCAAGTTATGAGACACTTAAAGTTGTTGGAAAAGTTAAAGAGATTTTGAGAGAATGGTGGGAGATTTAA
- a CDS encoding indolepyruvate oxidoreductase subunit beta gives MVKEYNIVITGVGGQGILTAANLLGWAALHAGYKVRVGEVHGMSQRFGSVIAYVRFGEDVYGAMVPEGKADVIMAFEPVEALRYINYLKEGGLVIANSNPIPPVQVSMGLATYPSMEEIRKIIEEDFKGKLITLDAEKLALEAGNVITTNVVLIGALTQTPGFPLSAEHVKEVIRLSVPKKAVDVNMKAFELGVKAAKELLGL, from the coding sequence ATGGTTAAGGAGTACAACATTGTCATCACTGGTGTTGGCGGTCAGGGAATTCTCACAGCTGCCAACCTCTTAGGCTGGGCTGCCCTTCATGCTGGCTACAAGGTGAGGGTTGGCGAGGTTCACGGAATGAGCCAGCGTTTCGGTTCAGTTATTGCTTACGTCAGATTTGGTGAAGATGTCTATGGAGCAATGGTTCCAGAGGGAAAAGCGGATGTCATAATGGCTTTTGAGCCAGTTGAAGCTTTGAGATACATCAACTACCTCAAAGAAGGTGGGTTGGTTATAGCAAACTCAAATCCTATTCCACCGGTTCAAGTTTCAATGGGATTAGCGACATATCCAAGCATGGAGGAAATCAGGAAGATCATCGAGGAGGACTTTAAGGGCAAGCTCATAACCTTAGATGCTGAAAAATTGGCTTTGGAGGCTGGAAATGTCATCACAACAAATGTTGTCCTCATTGGAGCACTCACACAGACGCCAGGGTTCCCGTTGAGTGCTGAACACGTTAAGGAAGTCATCAGGCTCAGCGTTCCAAAGAAGGCAGTTGATGTCAATATGAAGGCCTTCGAGCTTGGCGTTAAAGCTGCCAAGGAATTGCTTGGGCTTTAA
- the iorA gene encoding indolepyruvate ferredoxin oxidoreductase subunit alpha, whose protein sequence is MAKVTDIVLWDKPGEKVLLLGNHAIARGALEANIAVFAAYPGTPSSELTDTMAAVAEKAGVYMEYSTNEKVAFETALSAAWSGLRAMTAMKHVGLNVAADTFLSAVGMGVEGGFVIMVADDPSMWSSQNEQDTRVYAKFANVPVLEPSSPHEAKEMTKYAFELSEKFKHMVILRTTTRISHARGDVILGELPEEIKQAKRKFGDFKKDPSRFVDVPSNARKFHPQILEKIEKIREELAKCPFNWIEGKEDAKVGIIAPGLAYSYVKEALAWLGVDEVKILKLGTPFPVPYKLLEKFFNGLERVLIVEELEPVVEEQVKVWAFDNGIRIPIHGKDYVPRVYEMTTRRAVTAIAKFLGLETPIDFESVDGKYKKVSAIVPPRPPSLCPACPHRNTFYAIRKAAGSKAIFPSDIGCYTLGVLPPLKTVDTTVAMGASIGVAHGLDVALNGVPGEKDTKEKKKVIVATIGDSTFFHTGLPALANAIYNRSNVVIVVVDNLVTAMTGDQPNPGTGDTPHGPGKRILIEEVARAMGADFVEVVDPYDIKATYEVMKKAIETEGVSVVVARRVCALHHIGQLRRRGEKWLIYTVNEDKCTGCKICINAYGCPAIYWDAEKKKAQVNPLMCWGCGGCAQVCPFGAFEVMKEGE, encoded by the coding sequence ATGGCAAAGGTTACTGACATAGTTTTATGGGATAAGCCTGGAGAGAAGGTTCTCCTTTTGGGAAATCACGCAATAGCAAGAGGTGCCCTTGAGGCAAACATAGCTGTTTTCGCAGCTTATCCTGGAACACCAAGTTCTGAGCTTACGGACACGATGGCTGCTGTTGCAGAAAAAGCGGGCGTTTATATGGAGTATTCAACAAACGAGAAGGTTGCATTTGAGACAGCTTTAAGTGCAGCATGGTCTGGATTGAGGGCTATGACAGCAATGAAGCACGTCGGATTGAATGTTGCAGCAGACACTTTCCTCAGTGCCGTTGGTATGGGTGTTGAAGGTGGATTTGTCATAATGGTTGCTGATGATCCGAGCATGTGGTCCTCACAGAACGAGCAGGATACAAGGGTTTATGCAAAGTTTGCTAATGTTCCAGTTCTTGAGCCCTCAAGTCCGCATGAAGCAAAGGAAATGACAAAATATGCCTTTGAACTAAGCGAGAAGTTCAAGCACATGGTTATCTTGAGAACCACAACGAGAATTTCACACGCAAGGGGAGATGTCATTTTAGGCGAGCTCCCAGAGGAGATTAAGCAGGCAAAGAGGAAATTTGGTGACTTTAAGAAAGACCCATCAAGGTTTGTTGATGTTCCCTCTAACGCAAGGAAGTTCCACCCACAGATTCTGGAGAAGATTGAAAAGATCAGGGAAGAGCTTGCCAAATGCCCATTCAACTGGATTGAGGGCAAAGAAGACGCTAAAGTAGGTATCATAGCCCCAGGATTGGCTTATTCATATGTAAAAGAAGCTTTAGCATGGCTTGGCGTTGATGAGGTGAAAATCCTAAAGCTTGGCACGCCTTTCCCTGTTCCATACAAACTGCTTGAGAAGTTCTTTAATGGATTGGAAAGAGTTCTCATAGTTGAAGAGCTCGAGCCGGTTGTTGAAGAGCAGGTTAAGGTATGGGCTTTTGACAATGGGATAAGAATTCCGATTCATGGAAAAGACTACGTTCCAAGAGTTTATGAAATGACAACAAGGAGAGCTGTAACTGCGATAGCAAAATTCCTTGGTCTTGAGACTCCGATTGACTTTGAGAGTGTTGACGGGAAGTATAAGAAAGTTTCAGCCATCGTTCCACCAAGACCTCCAAGCCTGTGTCCGGCGTGTCCTCACAGGAACACCTTCTATGCTATAAGAAAAGCCGCCGGTTCAAAAGCGATATTCCCAAGCGACATTGGATGTTACACGCTTGGTGTTCTTCCTCCGCTTAAGACCGTTGACACGACGGTTGCAATGGGTGCATCAATTGGTGTTGCTCATGGATTGGATGTTGCATTGAATGGAGTTCCTGGTGAAAAAGATACAAAAGAAAAGAAGAAAGTCATCGTTGCCACGATTGGTGACTCAACGTTCTTCCACACAGGACTGCCAGCTTTGGCAAACGCAATTTACAACCGCTCAAATGTGGTCATAGTGGTTGTCGACAACCTTGTTACGGCAATGACTGGAGATCAGCCCAACCCGGGAACGGGCGATACTCCACACGGCCCGGGCAAGAGAATCCTCATTGAAGAGGTTGCAAGAGCTATGGGTGCTGACTTCGTTGAAGTAGTGGATCCGTATGACATAAAGGCGACATATGAAGTCATGAAGAAAGCCATTGAGACAGAAGGAGTTAGCGTTGTTGTTGCAAGAAGGGTATGTGCCTTGCACCACATAGGACAGCTGAGGAGAAGAGGTGAGAAGTGGCTAATATACACAGTAAATGAGGATAAGTGTACAGGCTGTAAGATCTGTATTAACGCCTATGGATGTCCGGCAATCTACTGGGATGCAGAGAAGAAGAAAGCCCAAGTGAATCCGCTTATGTGTTGGGGATGTGGTGGATGTGCACAGGTCTGTCCATTCGGAGCGTTTGAGGTCATGAAGGAGGGTGAGTGA
- a CDS encoding multiprotein bridging factor aMBF1, protein MGKAKPKICEICGAEIRGQGHTVKIEGAELLVCSNCYRKYGRKKPGTFSIMPTGREPRRTYKPKPRPQKRPYRERPLYTEDIVEDYAERVYQAIQRSKMSYEELSHKVGLSVNVLRRIAHGEYMPTIEEAKKLERYFKIKLIERVEEVHEEKISIPKDYEPTLGDIARIKIKKKKKK, encoded by the coding sequence ATGGGAAAGGCAAAGCCAAAAATTTGCGAAATTTGCGGTGCTGAAATCAGAGGACAGGGGCACACTGTAAAAATTGAAGGTGCAGAGCTCTTAGTTTGCTCTAACTGTTACAGAAAATATGGAAGAAAGAAGCCTGGAACGTTCAGCATAATGCCAACTGGAAGGGAGCCGAGAAGGACATACAAACCAAAACCAAGACCTCAGAAAAGACCCTACCGAGAAAGACCGCTCTATACAGAGGATATTGTTGAGGATTACGCTGAGAGGGTTTACCAAGCAATACAGAGGAGTAAGATGAGTTATGAGGAGCTTTCCCATAAAGTGGGACTTTCTGTTAATGTACTTAGGAGAATTGCCCACGGCGAATACATGCCAACCATTGAGGAAGCCAAAAAGCTGGAGAGATACTTCAAGATAAAGCTCATTGAGAGAGTGGAAGAAGTGCATGAGGAAAAGATCAGCATACCCAAGGATTACGAGCCAACACTCGGTGACATTGCGAGGATAAAGATCAAGAAGAAAAAGAAGAAATGA
- a CDS encoding GNAT family N-acetyltransferase encodes MEEEVKIEKLKEFNQELLEKLVDVYMRGYEDMPEYGGEGRRYARRYLRWCWDKAKDGFFIAKIGDEIVGFIVCDRDWFSKYEGKVVGAIHEFVVDKRYQGKSIGKKLMEKCLCYLSKYNDKIELWVGEKNKKAIKFYEKYGFRVVGQSGIWVRMVKDVQNEPQSSQ; translated from the coding sequence ATGGAAGAGGAAGTAAAGATAGAGAAGCTGAAAGAATTCAACCAAGAACTCTTGGAAAAGCTTGTTGATGTCTATATGAGAGGATATGAGGACATGCCGGAGTATGGGGGAGAAGGTAGAAGATATGCGCGGAGATATTTACGGTGGTGCTGGGATAAAGCCAAAGATGGCTTTTTTATTGCTAAAATCGGCGATGAAATCGTTGGGTTTATAGTCTGCGATAGAGACTGGTTCAGCAAATATGAGGGAAAAGTCGTCGGAGCTATTCATGAGTTTGTGGTTGATAAGCGGTACCAAGGTAAGAGCATTGGGAAAAAGCTCATGGAGAAGTGTCTCTGCTATCTGAGCAAATACAACGATAAAATAGAGCTCTGGGTTGGCGAGAAGAATAAGAAGGCAATTAAATTCTATGAAAAATATGGCTTCAGAGTTGTTGGGCAGAGCGGAATTTGGGTGAGGATGGTTAAAGATGTCCAAAATGAGCCGCAAAGCTCCCAGTAA
- the acs gene encoding acetate--CoA ligase alpha subunit, translating to MTFDYFFKPKAIAVIGASNDPLKLGYEVFKNLKKYKEGRVYPVNVKDEVVQGVKAYKNVRNIPDEVDLAVIVVPKRFVKQTVIDCGEKGVKGIVLITAGFGETGEEGKREEKELVEIAHKYGMRIIGPNCVGIMNTHNDMNATFIMDAKRGDIAFVSQSGALGAGIVYKTVKEGIGFSKFISIGNMADVDFSELMEYLADDEESKAIALYIEGVKDGRKFMEAAKKVTKKKPVIVLKAGKSESGARAASSHTGSLAGSYKIYEAAFKQTGILVANTIDEMLSMARAFTQPLPKGNRVAIMTNAGGPGVLTADEIDKHGLKLANLEEETMQKLREFLPPMAAVKNPVDMIASARGEEYYKTAKLLLEDKNVDMLIAICVVPTFAGMTPTEHAEGVIRAVKEVNNGKPVLALFMAGYVSEPAKELLEKEGIPVYERPEDVGIAAYALWEIARRKNG from the coding sequence ATGACGTTCGATTATTTCTTCAAACCTAAGGCAATAGCTGTAATTGGTGCTTCTAATGATCCTTTAAAGCTCGGCTATGAAGTTTTTAAAAATCTCAAGAAATACAAAGAGGGCAGAGTTTACCCAGTAAACGTAAAAGATGAAGTTGTCCAAGGGGTTAAAGCTTACAAGAATGTCAGAAACATCCCGGATGAAGTGGACTTAGCGGTAATCGTTGTTCCAAAGCGCTTTGTCAAGCAGACAGTAATTGACTGCGGTGAAAAGGGCGTGAAGGGAATTGTTCTAATCACGGCCGGATTTGGGGAAACTGGAGAAGAAGGGAAGAGGGAGGAAAAAGAACTCGTTGAAATTGCCCACAAATATGGAATGAGGATCATCGGCCCCAACTGTGTCGGGATAATGAACACTCACAATGATATGAACGCAACATTCATCATGGATGCAAAGAGGGGCGACATAGCATTTGTTTCTCAGAGCGGTGCGTTGGGAGCTGGAATTGTTTATAAAACTGTTAAGGAAGGAATTGGCTTTTCTAAGTTCATAAGCATTGGGAACATGGCTGATGTTGACTTTTCAGAGCTCATGGAGTACTTAGCAGATGATGAAGAGAGCAAGGCAATCGCGCTGTACATTGAAGGTGTTAAGGATGGAAGGAAGTTCATGGAAGCCGCTAAAAAAGTCACCAAAAAGAAGCCTGTCATTGTTCTCAAGGCTGGAAAGAGTGAGAGCGGAGCGAGGGCTGCTTCAAGTCATACAGGTTCATTAGCTGGAAGCTACAAGATCTATGAGGCAGCATTTAAGCAGACCGGCATTTTGGTTGCAAATACGATTGATGAGATGCTCAGCATGGCAAGAGCATTTACCCAGCCTCTTCCGAAGGGCAACAGAGTTGCAATTATGACAAATGCTGGCGGTCCTGGAGTGTTAACGGCCGATGAAATTGACAAACACGGACTCAAATTGGCAAATCTTGAAGAGGAAACAATGCAGAAACTTAGGGAGTTTTTACCTCCAATGGCTGCCGTTAAGAATCCCGTGGACATGATAGCAAGCGCAAGGGGAGAAGAGTACTACAAGACTGCCAAGCTACTTTTGGAGGATAAGAACGTTGATATGCTCATTGCAATTTGTGTAGTTCCTACATTTGCTGGAATGACTCCAACGGAGCATGCTGAAGGCGTCATAAGAGCTGTGAAGGAAGTTAATAACGGAAAGCCTGTTTTGGCATTATTCATGGCTGGCTATGTCAGTGAGCCAGCTAAAGAGCTCCTTGAGAAAGAAGGCATTCCGGTTTATGAAAGGCCTGAAGATGTGGGAATAGCGGCATATGCCCTTTGGGAAATCGCAAGAAGGAAAAATGGATGA
- a CDS encoding metal-dependent hydrolase, translating into MVKIRFLGHAAFEIEGSKRILIDPFLTGNPVAATKPEDFDKVDLILVTHMHGDHVGDAVKIAQKTGAKIVAMYDIANYLVERNKGITTIGMNYGPTEIDGVKIVQVPAWHSSGADEGFMVGNACGFIIGIDGVTIYHAGDTYVFKDMELFGELYGIDVALLPIGGHFTMGPKEAAKAVELLKPKYVIPMHYNTWPPIAQDPEEFKKLVGDKAEVIILKPGETFEL; encoded by the coding sequence ATGGTGAAGATAAGGTTTTTAGGGCATGCGGCATTTGAGATCGAAGGAAGCAAGAGAATTCTCATTGATCCATTCTTAACAGGAAATCCTGTTGCAGCTACAAAGCCAGAGGACTTTGATAAGGTTGATCTGATTTTAGTTACTCATATGCATGGTGACCACGTTGGTGATGCCGTAAAAATCGCACAGAAGACCGGAGCAAAGATTGTGGCAATGTATGACATAGCAAATTACCTTGTTGAAAGGAACAAGGGTATAACAACTATTGGGATGAACTACGGCCCAACTGAGATTGATGGAGTAAAGATCGTTCAAGTCCCAGCCTGGCATTCAAGCGGAGCAGATGAAGGCTTCATGGTGGGCAACGCATGCGGGTTCATAATTGGCATTGACGGTGTAACAATTTACCACGCCGGCGACACGTATGTATTCAAGGACATGGAGCTCTTCGGCGAGCTTTATGGAATTGATGTTGCCTTACTCCCAATCGGAGGACACTTTACAATGGGGCCAAAAGAGGCGGCAAAGGCAGTTGAACTGTTAAAGCCCAAATATGTAATCCCAATGCACTACAACACCTGGCCGCCGATTGCTCAGGATCCAGAAGAATTTAAGAAGCTTGTTGGAGACAAAGCGGAGGTCATAATCCTCAAGCCTGGAGAAACCTTCGAGCTTTGA
- a CDS encoding DUF356 domain-containing protein encodes MLNTIVLIRTDNFDKAMVALADLVRYGGMRIRGDPRIVPPALSDWAFEKIVGEKPRKRYRAHVVAQIDLPPAKAIGRLRDIHPPAHIIVIPPESPVHKELLRLWGTFEKLKGFHPPKVKRIEQKVEKEEGEEFY; translated from the coding sequence ATGCTAAACACGATTGTATTAATAAGGACAGACAACTTTGACAAAGCAATGGTGGCTTTGGCAGATCTTGTGAGATATGGCGGAATGCGGATCAGGGGGGATCCGAGGATAGTACCTCCCGCACTTTCAGATTGGGCCTTTGAAAAGATCGTTGGAGAAAAGCCAAGAAAGAGATACAGGGCTCATGTCGTCGCTCAGATTGATTTGCCTCCAGCTAAGGCAATCGGTCGTCTGAGAGATATCCATCCTCCTGCTCATATAATCGTGATTCCTCCGGAAAGTCCGGTTCATAAGGAGCTTTTGCGCTTGTGGGGTACTTTTGAGAAGCTTAAGGGCTTTCATCCGCCGAAGGTTAAGAGAATTGAGCAGAAAGTTGAGAAAGAGGAAGGAGAGGAGTTTTACTGA
- a CDS encoding TATA-box-binding protein, producing MVDMSKVKLRIENIVASVDLFTQLDLEKVIEICPNSKYNPEEFPGIICRFDEPKVALLVFSSGKLVVTGAKSVEDIERAVSKLVQMLSKIGTKFQRAPQIDIQNMVFSGDIGMEFNLDAVALVLPNCEYEPEQFPGVIYRVKEPRAVILLFSSGKIVCSGAKSEHDAWEAVRKLLRELEKYGLIEEEEEF from the coding sequence ATGGTAGATATGAGCAAGGTAAAGCTTAGGATAGAAAACATCGTTGCTTCTGTGGATCTTTTCACACAGCTCGATTTGGAAAAGGTAATTGAAATATGTCCAAATTCCAAATACAACCCTGAGGAATTCCCCGGTATCATCTGTCGCTTCGATGAGCCTAAAGTTGCCCTCTTGGTTTTCAGCTCAGGTAAGCTCGTCGTTACCGGTGCTAAAAGCGTTGAAGATATTGAAAGAGCTGTCTCAAAGCTTGTCCAGATGCTCTCAAAGATTGGAACTAAGTTCCAAAGGGCTCCCCAAATTGATATTCAAAACATGGTCTTCAGCGGAGACATTGGAATGGAGTTCAACTTGGATGCAGTCGCCTTAGTACTGCCAAACTGTGAGTATGAACCGGAGCAGTTCCCCGGTGTTATCTACCGTGTTAAAGAACCAAGGGCTGTTATTCTGCTCTTCAGCTCAGGAAAGATTGTCTGCTCAGGCGCAAAAAGCGAACATGATGCATGGGAGGCCGTTAGAAAGCTCCTCAGAGAGCTCGAGAAGTACGGTCTGATTGAAGAAGAGGAGGAATTCTGA